In one window of Candidatus Neomarinimicrobiota bacterium DNA:
- a CDS encoding AAA family ATPase — MYISNLTLHGFKSFGQRTALNFGEGITGVVGPNGCGKTNIVDALRWVLGEQKQSVLRSSRMEEVIF; from the coding sequence ATGTATATATCCAATCTCACCCTGCACGGCTTTAAATCCTTTGGGCAGCGTACGGCACTGAATTTTGGCGAAGGCATCACCGGGGTGGTGGGACCCAACGGCTGCGGCAAAACGAATATCGTGGATGCATTGCGGTGGGTATTAGGGGAGCAGAAGCAGAGCGTATTGCGCAGTTCCCGCATGGAGGAGGTCATCTTTC